Proteins encoded within one genomic window of Methanothrix harundinacea 6Ac:
- a CDS encoding thioredoxin family protein, which translates to MKIEVLGTGCAKCKSLAKNVEKAVAEAGVEAEVVKVESLQEIMNRGVMMTPALFIDGEAVAVGRAPSVAEIKGMLKR; encoded by the coding sequence ATGAAGATCGAAGTATTGGGAACGGGCTGTGCCAAGTGCAAGTCCCTGGCAAAGAACGTCGAGAAGGCGGTGGCGGAGGCGGGGGTCGAGGCGGAGGTCGTGAAGGTGGAGAGCCTTCAGGAGATCATGAACCGCGGAGTGATGATGACCCCCGCCCTCTTCATCGACGGCGAGGCCGTCGCCGTGGGGAGGGCCCCGTCGGTGGCGGAGATAAAGGGGATGCTGAAGAGGTGA
- a CDS encoding putative zinc-binding protein: MLEKEDERKEEGCLCATGDLLFLACAGGSNVGQISNQAAVELAKEGRGKFFCLAGIGAHIDAMILSAKERKLVAIDGCPVQCAKKILDHAGLPAALAVVVTDLGIEKSPRLEVEAADCERVAERIKEGLRG; encoded by the coding sequence GTGCTTGAAAAAGAGGATGAAAGAAAGGAGGAGGGTTGCCTCTGCGCCACCGGCGACCTCCTCTTTTTGGCATGCGCCGGCGGCTCCAACGTCGGCCAGATATCCAACCAGGCGGCGGTGGAGCTGGCGAAGGAAGGGAGGGGGAAATTCTTCTGCCTCGCCGGGATCGGCGCCCACATTGACGCCATGATCTTGTCGGCCAAGGAGAGAAAGCTGGTGGCGATCGACGGCTGCCCCGTCCAGTGCGCGAAGAAGATCCTGGACCACGCGGGCCTTCCCGCCGCCCTCGCGGTGGTGGTCACCGACCTCGGGATAGAGAAGAGTCCGAGGCTGGAGGTGGAGGCCGCCGACTGCGAGAGGGTGGCGGAGAGGATCAAAGAGGGGTTGAGGGGCTAG